The Natrinema saccharevitans genome includes the window GACGCCGTCGGCGTCGGGATCGTCGAGCAGGTACTCGACCTGGTCGGGCGAGGAACTGGTATAAACCGTCGTGACGGCTGCGCCAGCAGACAGCAGGGCGAAATCCGTCTGGGCCCACTCCATGCGCGTGTTCGAGAAGATCCCGATCCGGTCGCCCGCCTCGACGCCCAGTTCGCGAAAGCCGGCCGAGAGGTTGCGAACGATATCGCGCATCTCGGCGTAGGAGAGCGTCCGGAACTCGCCGGGCGTCGCGGCGGGGACGACGTCGTCCGTCAGCGACCGATCGTAGATGCCGCCCTTGTACTGTTGGGCCGGCCGGTTCGTGTAGCGGTCGGCCGCGTTCTCGAACATCCGCGCGAGATTCGTCTCGCCGATGACCTCGTCCTCGTACTCTCGTTCCGCGTCCCGCCAGTTCATATGTGTGTGAGAGTTGCTCCCGTGCGATAAAACGTGATGAAACTTGTTGCATCCATCGCTGCGTTTACGACGGCCCGGCGAACGCGGACAGTAACGGAACCGAACGTCGCTCTCGAGTCGCGGTCGATCGACCGGTGAGACGGATTGCTGTACCGATATCCCGGCGCAACCGCGACTAGGGCGGCGGTTACGCCGGCAGTGACTGACAGTAAACCGTACGACGGTCGGGTCAACGGTCACTCCCGGTGGTCGAGATAACCGAGAACGCCGCGCGTGTTCAGTTTCGCCTCCTCGCTGGCTTTCTCCCTGCCCCAGACGTCGGCCAGTTCGGCCTCGTCGGCGAAGTACTCGAGGACCGCCTCGTCGTCGCCGAGTTCGCGGCGTTTGTCGGCGACCCGGTCGGCCCACTCCTCGAGGACGGCCGCGTACTCGTCGAGGGCCCGGTCGGCGTCGTCGCCGACGTATCGGGGGCCGAAGTGCGGGTACAGCAAGACGTCGGGGTCGAGGTCCTGCAGCGTCTCGACGTCGGCGAGACACTGCTCGAGGTCGAAGTTCGAGGGCGGCGAGGTCGGCCTGATTCGTTCGACGTCGGGGACCCAGATGCCGGCGGCGTCGGCGACGAAGACCGCGTCGTTTGTGGGATCTTCGTAGACGACCTGGTGGGGCGCGTGGCCGGGGGCCGCGTGGGCGCGGAGTTCGTGTGTCCCGAGATCGATGCTGTCGCCGCCCTCGATCGCGACGACCCGGTCCTCGGGGACGGACTCGGGTTCGACGTAATGTTCCCACTGGTCGCCGACGGCCGCCTTGGTTCCCGCGATCAGCCGGGAGGGATCAGCGATGTGATCCGCTCCCAGCGAGGGGACGTAGACGTCGGCGTTCGGGTAGTCTTCGGCGAGAAAGCCGGCCCCGCCGGCGTGATCGAGGTGGACGTGCGTCAGCGCGATGGCCGCGAGGTCCTCGCGATCGATGCCGACCTCGGCGAGTGCCTCGCGAAGCAGGTCGTAATTCGTGCCGATCCCCGTGTCGACGACCGCCGGACGGTCGTCGTCGAGGATGTAAACGGCACCGTAGCCGCTCGTTCCGTACATTCCCGTATCGAGGTAGTAGAGGTCCGAACAGTCGCCGGCGGTAACCTCGCGGACGTCTCCGATTGCCATATCGAAAAACCGTCATCGGACCCGATAAAAGCTCGCGTCGCGGCGACCCCGGGCCGAGAGCCGATACAGATTTGACACCGCGTTCTCTTGCACAGCGTACATGGTCCGTCCCGTCCGCGAACCGACACCGTCTCCGGAGCCGACATGAACCACGACGCGCCGTACTCGAGGCGGCTCCTCGCCCCATCGTCGTGGCTCGAGCGGTCGTCGCTGCCCCACCTCATCAGCGCGTTCGGCGGGCTCTCGATCGCCGGCCTCGTCGGCTGGTGGCTCGCCTTCGCGGACGGACTCGGCGCGACGGCCTACCTGACCAGCCTGCTCTCGATCGGCGTCCCCGCCGTCGGACTGGGCTGGGGCGGCCACAGGCTCGTGGAAAGCGATATCGACGAGAGCCGGTACGCCCGGATCTGCAAGTGGTGTTTCGGCGGCGCGGTCGGCTTTCTGGCGGTCAACATGCTGTCGATCGTCTTCTTTCCCGCCGACTCGCTGGCGGCCAACTCCACCTGGGCCCACTTCGCGCTCAACACGGGTGCCGTCGGCGGGTTCGCCGTCGGCTACGTCGAAGCGCGGGCCATCCAGCGGGAGGTCCAAGCCACGGCCGCCACGGTCCGCGCCCGACAACTCGAGGACGAACGGGAGCTGCTTGCGTATCTGAACGATCTGTTGCGACACGAGGTCCTCAACTCCTCGCAGATCATCGGGGGCCACGCGACGCTCCTGCGGGCGGAGTGTGATCGCGAGGACGTCCACGACCGCCTCGAGACGATCGAACGCGAGAGCGACGACCTCGTCGGCGTCATCGAGGACGTCCGGGCGATGCTGGACGCGAATCGGGGGCCACAGAACGGGGCCGCGGTCGATCTCGTCGCGGTACTCGGGGCGCAACTGGCCGAGTGTCGCGCCCGGTTCGACGGCGCCGACATCGAGGCCGATCTGCCGGAAACCGCCCGCGTCAGGGCCAACGAAGGCGTCGAGTGGATCTTCAAGAATCTCCTCGAGAACGCGATCGAACACAACGAGGGCACGGCCCGCGTTCGGGTCACCGCCGAGACGACGCCGGAAACCGTCGTCGTCAGGGTCACCGACGACGGCCCGGGGATCGCCGAAGCCGACAGGGAAACGCTGTTCGAACGCAGATCGACCAACCACGGGCTCGGGCTCTACCTCTCACGGATCCTCGCGAACAGGTACGGGGGCAGCGTCGAACTCCGCGAGACCGGCCCGGACGGCAGCGTCTTTGCGGTGACCTTACGGCGGGCGGCGGCCGCGAGGGACGCGGCCGAACGGTCACCGTAGCGGGAACCGCCGCGTCACCCGTCGGCCGACTCCTTCCACTCGCCGATCCCCGAGGGGTCGAGGTGGACGTGCGCGTCGCCGACATCCTCGAGTCCCCGCAGACGATCGACCAGTTCCGACTCGATGTCGTGGGCCTCCCGGAACGGCATGTCGCCGTCGACCTCGGCGTGGACCTCGACCTCGAGGACGGTACCGTCGTAGAAGACCGTCAGGTCGTGGACGCCCTCGACGGCCGGGTGGCGACGGAGAGCGGCCGTGATCTCGCCCCGTTTCTCCGGCCCGGGGGCGGCACCGATCAGGTAGTCGACGTTTTCCCGGCCGATCTCGACGCCCTGATAGACGACGAGCAGGCTGACGAGTCCGCCGGCGATCGGGTCGAGAATCGGATAGTTCACCAGGACGCCGAGGACGCCGACGATGGCGGCGACCGAGGTGTAGATGTCGTTCAGACAGTCCTTCGCGAGCGCGGTGAGGGCAGTCGACTGGAGGCGATCGTTGATCCGAACGGTGTAGCGATAGACCAGGTACATGTCGGCGATCGAGAAGCCAAGCGCCGCGAGCAACAGGACGCTGAACTCGATATCGGGACCCGCCACGAGTCCCTCGAGGGATCGGTAGAGCAGGTTCAGCCCGAGGAGGGCGACCACCGAACCGACGAAAAGCGCCGTCAGCGGCTCGATCCGGTCGTGGCCGTGCGGATGGGTCGTGTCCGGCTCGTCGAAGGAACTCCGTCCCCAGACGAGGACGACGACGCTGGCGACCAGGTCCGCCACCGAGTGGGCCGCGTCCGCGAGCAGGGCGACGCTGCCGAAGGCCAGCCCCGCGCTCCCCTCGGCGACGATCTTGACGACGTTGCCGAGGACGTTCGCCCACGACGCTCGCGCGAACGCCGTCCGGCTACCGTCCGCGGGGACGTCTCCGGCCATGGCTCGGTTTAGAGCCAGTCTAACCTTGGGTCTTTCCCTCCCCGCTCGACGCGACGTGACGGCGTTCGCAACGTTCATTTCGCGCCTGTGCGAACGGCGTCGTATCCGGGCGATGGGGCCCGCCTGACCCAACTGCCGACCGCTGTCCCGACGGCGAACGGTCACGCTACGGGCGACGGTCGGCTGACGGTCCCTGCCACCACCAGCCATGGCAGACCCACATCCCCTCGTTCGACTCGAGGCGCTCGCGTTGATCGCGATCGGCGGCTTCGCCGGCTCGAACCTGCGGTTCTTCGCGATGGGGTTGCTCCCGGACGTAGCGTCGATCGTCCTCGTCAACGCGGTCGCCAGTGCGGTCCTCGCCGTCGTCGTCTACGAGGCCGAGGCTGCCGGCCGGCTGTCGTCGCGGGCGCGACTCGTCCTCACGACCGGCTTCCTCTCCTCGCTGTCGACCTACAGCACGTTCGCGTTACAGGCCGCGCTCGCGTCGTCGCCGCTCGCCCTGTTTGGCGTCGTCGCCGCCAACTACGGCCTCGGCCTGGTCGGGGTGCTGGCGGGCCGCGCGCTCGCGCGTCGCCTCGACGGTCCCCGACCCGTCGGTGGTGAGACGACGTGAGCGCGACGTTGCCCGTCACGTCGCTGCTCGAGGCGCTCGCCCGCGCGGCCGCCACCGTCGACCCCGAGCCGGCCCACGTCGTCGGCACCGGCGGTGCGATCGGCGCAGTCTGTCGGTACTGGGTCGGCCAGTGGGTCTCGAGCCGACTCGAGCGCGAGCGGTTCCCGGTGGCGACGGTCGTCGTCAACGTCCTCGGG containing:
- a CDS encoding MBL fold metallo-hydrolase, with translation MAIGDVREVTAGDCSDLYYLDTGMYGTSGYGAVYILDDDRPAVVDTGIGTNYDLLREALAEVGIDREDLAAIALTHVHLDHAGGAGFLAEDYPNADVYVPSLGADHIADPSRLIAGTKAAVGDQWEHYVEPESVPEDRVVAIEGGDSIDLGTHELRAHAAPGHAPHQVVYEDPTNDAVFVADAAGIWVPDVERIRPTSPPSNFDLEQCLADVETLQDLDPDVLLYPHFGPRYVGDDADRALDEYAAVLEEWADRVADKRRELGDDEAVLEYFADEAELADVWGREKASEEAKLNTRGVLGYLDHRE
- a CDS encoding ATP-binding protein, with the protein product MNHDAPYSRRLLAPSSWLERSSLPHLISAFGGLSIAGLVGWWLAFADGLGATAYLTSLLSIGVPAVGLGWGGHRLVESDIDESRYARICKWCFGGAVGFLAVNMLSIVFFPADSLAANSTWAHFALNTGAVGGFAVGYVEARAIQREVQATAATVRARQLEDERELLAYLNDLLRHEVLNSSQIIGGHATLLRAECDREDVHDRLETIERESDDLVGVIEDVRAMLDANRGPQNGAAVDLVAVLGAQLAECRARFDGADIEADLPETARVRANEGVEWIFKNLLENAIEHNEGTARVRVTAETTPETVVVRVTDDGPGIAEADRETLFERRSTNHGLGLYLSRILANRYGGSVELRETGPDGSVFAVTLRRAAAARDAAERSP
- a CDS encoding cation diffusion facilitator family transporter, with translation MAGDVPADGSRTAFARASWANVLGNVVKIVAEGSAGLAFGSVALLADAAHSVADLVASVVVLVWGRSSFDEPDTTHPHGHDRIEPLTALFVGSVVALLGLNLLYRSLEGLVAGPDIEFSVLLLAALGFSIADMYLVYRYTVRINDRLQSTALTALAKDCLNDIYTSVAAIVGVLGVLVNYPILDPIAGGLVSLLVVYQGVEIGRENVDYLIGAAPGPEKRGEITAALRRHPAVEGVHDLTVFYDGTVLEVEVHAEVDGDMPFREAHDIESELVDRLRGLEDVGDAHVHLDPSGIGEWKESADG
- a CDS encoding fluoride efflux transporter FluC, with protein sequence MADPHPLVRLEALALIAIGGFAGSNLRFFAMGLLPDVASIVLVNAVASAVLAVVVYEAEAAGRLSSRARLVLTTGFLSSLSTYSTFALQAALASSPLALFGVVAANYGLGLVGVLAGRALARRLDGPRPVGGETT